One region of Roseovarius faecimaris genomic DNA includes:
- a CDS encoding VOC family protein encodes MTQPVHPAASIGHVHLKVSDLDRAIGFYSGVLGFELQQKFGSGAAFLSAGGYHHHIGLNTWESRGGTAPPKGHTGLYHTAFLYPDRAQLADAVRRVVNAGYPIEGAADHGVSEAVYLSDPDGNGVELYRDRAPDEWPRDADGALAMFNAPLDVAALLAEAP; translated from the coding sequence ATCTCAAAGTGTCCGACCTCGACCGCGCCATCGGCTTCTATTCCGGTGTGCTGGGCTTTGAGTTACAACAGAAATTCGGCAGCGGCGCCGCTTTCCTCTCGGCGGGCGGCTATCACCACCATATCGGCCTGAATACCTGGGAATCTCGGGGCGGCACCGCCCCGCCAAAGGGGCATACCGGGCTCTATCACACCGCCTTTCTCTATCCCGACCGCGCGCAGCTTGCCGATGCGGTGCGCCGCGTGGTCAATGCAGGCTACCCCATCGAAGGGGCTGCCGATCATGGCGTGAGCGAGGCCGTCTATCTCTCGGATCCCGACGGCAACGGCGTCGAGCTCTACCGCGACCGTGCGCCCGACGAGTGGCCGCGCGATGCGGACGGCGCACTTGCCATGTTCAACGCTCCGCTCGACGTGGCCGCCTTGCTTGCCGAAGCCCCCTGA